One window from the genome of Deltaproteobacteria bacterium encodes:
- the ilvD gene encoding dihydroxy-acid dehydratase, whose translation MAEDPRSHSRAITEGPDRAPARSMLKAIGFTDADLSRPIVGVASTWTETMPCNFHLRRLAERVKEGIRSAGATPMEFNTIAISDGVTMGTEGMKASLVSREVIADSIELVGRGHLFDAMVTLVACDKTIPGGAMALLRLNLPSLLLYGGSIAPGHFDGRDVTIQDVFEAVGAHAAGHLPLARLKELEDVACPGSGACGGQYTANTMALAMEVLGLSPPGYATIPAEDPRKDDATRAAGADLVRLLRENRTPADVITRASFENAIAAVAATGGSTNAVLHLLALAREAGIPLALDDFDEVSRRTPLIADLKPGGRYTAVDLDRAGGVPLIVQRLLQANRFHGDAATADGKTWKEHANAATEPPGQDVVRPHGEPLRKTGGLVILRGNLAPDGCVLKMAGHERTFHRGPARVFEREEDAFAAVRDRRIRAGDVVVIRYEGPRGGPGMREMLGVTAALVGEGLGESVALLTDGRFSGATRGLMVGHVAPEAAVGGPIAALREGDSVVFDVERRTLSVELSAAELAARMRGFQPPPPRYTSGVFAKYVALVSSAAEGAVTQVPAVSASSASSSPTQAEAKEVNDGHHLHG comes from the coding sequence ATGGCCGAAGATCCGCGCTCCCACAGCCGCGCCATCACCGAAGGCCCCGACCGGGCGCCGGCGCGGTCGATGCTCAAGGCGATCGGCTTCACCGACGCGGACCTCTCGCGCCCCATCGTCGGCGTCGCCAGCACCTGGACGGAGACGATGCCCTGCAACTTCCACCTGCGTCGCCTGGCCGAGCGGGTGAAGGAGGGCATCCGCTCGGCGGGCGCCACGCCGATGGAGTTCAACACCATCGCCATCAGTGACGGCGTGACCATGGGCACCGAAGGGATGAAGGCGTCGCTGGTGAGCCGGGAAGTGATCGCCGACTCCATCGAGCTGGTCGGGCGCGGGCATCTCTTCGACGCGATGGTAACGCTGGTTGCCTGCGACAAGACGATCCCGGGCGGCGCGATGGCGTTGCTGCGGCTGAACCTGCCCTCGCTCCTGCTCTATGGCGGGTCGATTGCGCCAGGACACTTCGACGGGCGCGACGTGACCATCCAGGACGTGTTCGAGGCGGTGGGAGCGCACGCCGCCGGACACCTCCCGCTCGCGCGTCTCAAGGAGCTCGAGGACGTGGCCTGCCCGGGCAGCGGCGCCTGCGGCGGCCAGTACACCGCGAACACCATGGCGCTGGCTATGGAGGTGCTGGGCCTCTCGCCGCCCGGCTACGCGACGATTCCGGCGGAAGACCCGCGCAAGGACGATGCGACGCGCGCCGCAGGAGCGGATCTCGTGCGGCTCCTGCGCGAGAATCGCACGCCGGCCGACGTGATCACGCGTGCGTCGTTCGAAAACGCCATCGCGGCGGTGGCCGCCACCGGGGGATCGACCAACGCGGTGCTGCATCTGCTGGCGCTGGCGCGGGAGGCGGGGATTCCGCTTGCGCTCGACGACTTCGACGAGGTCAGCCGGCGCACTCCTCTGATTGCGGATTTGAAGCCTGGCGGGCGGTACACCGCGGTGGATCTCGACCGCGCAGGCGGCGTGCCGCTGATCGTCCAGCGCCTCCTCCAAGCGAATCGCTTCCACGGCGATGCAGCCACCGCCGACGGAAAGACCTGGAAGGAGCATGCGAACGCCGCCACGGAGCCGCCCGGCCAGGACGTGGTGCGCCCCCACGGCGAACCGCTGCGCAAGACCGGTGGCCTCGTGATCCTGCGCGGCAACCTCGCGCCGGACGGCTGCGTGCTGAAGATGGCGGGGCACGAGCGGACGTTCCATCGCGGCCCGGCCCGCGTCTTCGAACGCGAGGAGGACGCCTTCGCCGCGGTCCGCGATCGGCGCATCCGGGCCGGGGACGTCGTCGTTATCCGCTACGAGGGCCCGCGCGGCGGTCCCGGGATGCGCGAGATGCTGGGCGTCACTGCTGCGCTCGTTGGCGAGGGCCTCGGCGAATCCGTTGCGCTGCTCACCGACGGCCGGTTCAGCGGCGCGACTCGCGGCCTGATGGTCGGGCACGTCGCGCCGGAAGCGGCCGTCGGCGGGCCCATCGCTGCCCTGCGCGAGGGCGATAGCGTGGTGTTCGACGTGGAGCGGCGCACGCTGTCCGTCGAGCTTTCCGCCGCCGAGCTGGCAGCGCGGATGCGCGGCTTCCAGCCGCCGCCGCCGCGCTACACCTCCGGCGTTTTCGCCAAGTACGTCGCTCTGGTTTCTTCGGCCGCCGAAGGCGCGGTCACGCAGGTTCCCGCTGTTTCCGCAAGTTCCGCAAGCAGCAGTCCCACGCAAGCAGAAGCGAAGGAAGTGAACGATGGCCACCATCTACACGGATAA